ttttctttttcttttcatttttgtccAAATAGAATAAAACTTTGCATAAATTCAAGATGCCGTTTGGATTGAAGGAAAAAAACAATAAAGGAAATGAGAGGTTCTAGtgtaaaagagaagaaaggagaaTACAAGAAATCAAAGTCAATAATGTATCATGTTGGATTGCAAAAGGGAATGAAATGAAACTATTAGTTACTTTTTTATTCATAATTTGAAAGTCTAATTTATAAACATATGTtaggtttttagaaaattttaaaattttcattaaccTCTTAATGTGTTTTTCCTCCATTTCCGCCCACTTTTGAatgcaaaatcaaactaataaaaaaataattggatATTATCTCTTTTTTTCCCTCCTTGTCCTTTCCtgtcttttctcaaaatctaagcCAAACATCGAAAATTTTATCTGTCTATTTCCTTTCCTTTGTCTTCCgttcccttaaaaaaaaaaagtgacttAAGTGATACCGAGTCACCAATTGACCAGCAACAAACTTGAATTTTCCACCCAACAAACATTACAAACTCGCAAAGCATGACTGCCCAAGCTACCTGCCACGGAGTTTATCCATTTCTTGATCTTTCACGGCATCATTAATCACAGCGGACCAAAACAAATTTGTCTCATCCAAATTAATTTGAAAGCAAACTAGTGCATCTTTTATTATTCAttgtttgaataaaaaaaataggagAAATATACGTGTagtaaattaattaaattttatattggCTTTGGCAAAATCAACGCAACTATTGGGACTTATCATCTTCGACCTAATTTTTGGATTCTAAACCGGGTGAATCTAATAAAAAAATCATCATATATTCAAAATTACATTTAATAGGATTTTATGAAGATCGTACATCAATCTTTTTCCAAAAAACCTTCGAGCTGCTGTTGCAGGTatcattctttattttttcgaATTCCATTTGTTAACATGATGTCCTAATCTACGTGTCAAAaagtttttccttttaatttgaTTGTCCTTAAGGCACCagataaatatacaaaaaaaataaggtAAGACAACTATTAAACGTTTAAAATTATCACCATCATTTAATTTATTATCTTTCTATAAATGTACCAAACAAGTAGATGTCCAGTATTATCTTTCAATTTTCAGATGGGACAATGGCATTTAAACGCTTTTTTAAGTTACTTACACACccttattatatatatttgtcTACTGCCATACTTGTTTAGACTTgaaaaatatcctaaaatgtattgtaaaaaattaaaaaaggaaatgCGGATAAAGAGAATGAAGCGTTGAGTTGACACGTAATCATTCTCATGAAGAGTGAAAATTGGGTGTatttggatagtaaattatttgagataatattttaaaaaatatactataatattatattttttttgaaatgaaatatataaataagagtaaattttatatacaccgTCAGTGCATACACTAATACGATTGGATGGATGATATGTgaacaaattttgaattttaaatttgaattttatataTGTGTCATATATCTAACGGTGATAGTCAGTTTGTTAGGATATGAGTTTATTTAgataatttatttgagataattactggaacactttttatgatgtgatgtatgtgaaatgaaaagataattgagaagataaaaacgtgattaaaatttatgaaataaattattttatttcaaatcttctcaatccaaacacactaagTGTGTATATTactagtgtatataaaattaatcttataaataaataaaatttgacaaataatcctcaaacacactttggttcgTTAAAAAGTCCTAGGCTTTGACAGGTAATTTCACGTGCTCTCTCCTCGTCACCGTTCCCACTGTGGTTCACCTTTCACACCAACTGGTCAGTGCGTTCTCGGACACAAAAGAAATTTCGACATCACCCCTGGTGCAGCCAAGATTCAAATGCTTTGATGAAAGGTATTGCTATTCCTCTGCTCtcacttcttttcttcttcactttTTCATTAGTAGAAGTATTCTCTCCTCTATCAATGCTTGTTACAGAATTGAATTGTTTTCCTGGATCTGTTCTTGAAGATTAGATCGCGGAGAAACTTGATTGAGAACTCTTCTTCTGCAAATGTATGAGATTCTTGACAGCTGAAAATGTCTGATGCATGTAACTgtctttcttgattttggttgggTTCAGTTGTGCTTGAATTTTTTTGTTGTGGGAATTATCATGCATCTAGCTTAATCAGTGACAGATCCTTCTTTGAGGAATTATAGTTTTGACATGCTATCGGTTTTTCTTCAATTAGGATATCGGTGGTggctataattttttttctatatgATGATTGGGAGCAAAGCGAATTTGAATCATTTGTGAACGATACATGGAATCGGAAAAGCATTTCTCATGTAAAGATTAACTTATTTATGCTGGTTCTTGATTTTCCTTGATTCGGGTGATCATCAGCACTTCCTGATTTTTGCTTTTTTGTAGTCACTGCTCCACCATTTGAACCCTCTCTCCGGAAATATTGATCACCaagattttgtaattttttttgctGGACATGAAAGAGGATCAGAAAGATTTGAAGAGACTACTGTAACGCGTCATAAAGGACCACTGTGCAAATTTAATGCGGCATGTgaatctttctaaatattcggAGGTAAGAATCGTTATAACATTTCAATTTAATTGAGTGCTTGGCTGCTGGTAAATCTGATTTCCTGGTAGTTCTCATCTCTCTATGCATTAATCTTAACGTTGTGTGCTAAATATTTGAAGAACCTCTGTAATTCTTGCATTAGTGACAACAAGCTGCATTTGTCTAATTTTTGGAATATCTTCGATAAAAATGTTGTGGATTGGTTTCTTTTTTAAAGATTCAAGGTAAAATGACAGCACTAGGTACCGTTTAACTGTCTTTTCTTTGTCTTTGATCCAGTAATATGCTAGTACGCCACTGAAACAATTTtgacaaatttgaaaaatggaagatGGGGAGCTTGATGTGAGGAGATGGGAGGACCTGGACATAGATATACTCGTGATGATATTTCAGACATTTGACATTGTCCAGTTGACCTCTGGGATTGGTCAAGTTTGTAGCACATGGCGCCTAGCTGCATGTGACCCTCTGCTGTGGAAAATGCTTGATCTGTCAATGCTGAAGTCTAATTTCATCAAGATTCCCTTAGAGCCTTATGTGTACGTGGACGGTCGGTCTGATAGAACGTTAACCCGAGTTTTGAAGATTGCCTTGAACCTCAGTCGTGGAAATATACTGACTTTGATTTTCCATTACAATCTATATGTCAGTGATGATCAATTGACCTATGCTGCTGAAAGGTATAATCCAAATAATTGCTATTCTTTAGAATATAATACCCTGGTTCACCAATATGCTAGTTTATTATTCataatttcttgccttgatgaTTTCATTGCTCTTTACATCCTTAGCAAACATTATTTTAGTGATTGGAGAATTATGCTCTGATTTGACTGTAAGGTGAAGTATCTTATGTTTCCGGAAAGTCAAATTTCTTTCAGCCTTTATCTGTTGAGACAGAAAAGTATGAGGGTACTGCATATTGGTTTTTGTTTAGAAAACCACCAGAAAGGTCAAAATTCTTTCTTAGTTTAGAACAGGCACAAAGGAGGCAGACACGAGTTGAAAGAAGATTATGAAAGCTAAGGATAGGGTGAAGGATGAGATAATGGGTAGAAACCATATTAGGTAGAAATTATCGGCTTGCAAGCAGACATATGTTAGGCTGCTCTTTCAAAATGTAAAATTAGTTCTGAAATGAAAACTTGCCCCAAGTCGATCCTTTGCTTTGCGCATCCTATGCTTTTAAGTGGTACTAAATTCCTTTTATGCCATAACAATGTCACTATTATGGTTTCAAGTTCTGTTGCCTTTGTATATGAATTCCTCGTGAGTCACTTGGACTGGGGATTCTCCTTAAGAATACATCTGGTGGAATTCTTCACTGTAACAGATCTCATCAGAGCAATAGGGCTATCTAGCTAAGAAGTTTCACTGAACCTTACTTCTATTAAAATTTGCACATCTGACATGTCTAATGTAGTCACATCCTGTGTTGTAGGTGCCCTCGTCTTAAACGCCTTGTTATGCCTGCTTGGAATAGAATAAAAAAGACCGGAATCTGTAAGGCAGTTCGTATGTGGAAAGATCTTGAGTCACTAACGATGCCTAGTATAGCAAATCCCCCATATCTCATGGAGGAAATTGGGAAGAACTGCAAGAAGTTCTCCGAACTCAAAATTATGGGTCCCTGTGATATTTTCTTTGCATCGTCGCTAGTCACATTTGTTCCAAATTTGAAAGTCCTCAGTCTTCGGTGCTCAATACTAGTTAGGGATGCCCTGATCATACTTCTGGATGGCTTACAACAATTAGAAGTGCTCAACATCTCCCATTGCCTACTTATTGAAGTTCCTACACCTCCTGCACCGAAAAAGGTTGTCAGTCAAATTGACGAGTTAATTCTGCAGAAGGCTTCTAGGTTACGCAATTTTATAACCTGCATGAATCAGTCATGCATTATGTGTCAACGCACTAGAAATGATGAAGGGCTGATAAGGTGGTACAAGTATGAAGAGGAGCTCTGGAAAGTAGATGAGGTGAAATCTCTTGCCATCTGACTATATATGGCACTCTGAGAAGTAGGTCAGATTAGGGATGCCTTGCTGTAGTTTTGCGACATATTTgaataaatcatataaataaACTTGTATAAGCCATCTATCCAATCACTGGATACGGATGCATCATCTGACCGTGTAGCAGTCTGCTGTGAGAGCTGGTTTTCCAGGTGAACTTCTAAGAAGAGAAAAGTTGTACTGATCTGTATCACCCTTGTACATAGATATTTCGTTTTTCTCATGTTCAGATCGTGTTTTT
This portion of the Coffea arabica cultivar ET-39 chromosome 2e, Coffea Arabica ET-39 HiFi, whole genome shotgun sequence genome encodes:
- the LOC113730084 gene encoding F-box/LRR-repeat protein At3g48880 — its product is MEDGELDVRRWEDLDIDILVMIFQTFDIVQLTSGIGQVCSTWRLAACDPLLWKMLDLSMLKSNFIKIPLEPYVYVDGRSDRTLTRVLKIALNLSRGNILTLIFHYNLYVSDDQLTYAAERCPRLKRLVMPAWNRIKKTGICKAVRMWKDLESLTMPSIANPPYLMEEIGKNCKKFSELKIMGPCDIFFASSLVTFVPNLKVLSLRCSILVRDALIILLDGLQQLEVLNISHCLLIEVPTPPAPKKVVSQIDELILQKASRLRNFITCMNQSCIMCQRTRNDEGLIRWYKYEEELWKVDEVKSLAI